Proteins encoded by one window of Arachis ipaensis cultivar K30076 chromosome B04, Araip1.1, whole genome shotgun sequence:
- the LOC107638922 gene encoding stilbene synthase 3-like — MVSVSEIRNVQRAEGPATVLAIGTANPSNCVDQSTYADYYFRVTNSEHMTDLKKKFQRICERTQIKNRHMYLTEEILKENPNMCAYKAPSLDAREDMMIREVPRVGKEAATKAIKEWGQPMSKITHLIFCTTSGVALPGVDYELIVLLGLDPCVKRYMMYHQGCFAGGTVLRLAKDLAENNKDARVLIVCSENTAVTFRGPSETDMDSLVGQALFADGAAAIIIGSDPVPEVEKPIFEIVSTDQKLVPGSHGAIGGLLREVGLTFYLNKSVPDIISQNINDALSKAFDPLGISDYNSIFWIAHPGGRAILDQVEQKVNLKPEKMKATRDVLSNYGNMSSACVFFIMDLMRKKSLEEGLKTTGEGLDWGVLFGFGPGLTIETVVLRSVAI; from the exons ATGGTGTCTGTGAGTGAGATCCGCAACGTTCAAAGAGCAGAAGGCCCTGCAACTGTATTGGCAATTGGCACAGCAAATCCATCAAATTGTGTTGATCAGAGTACATATGCTGATTACTATTTCAGAGTAACTAATAGCGAGCACATGACTGATCTCAAGAAGAAATTTCAGCGCATTT GTGAAAGAACACAGATTAAGAATAGACATATGTACTTAACGGAAGAGATACTGAAAGAGAATCCTAACATGTGTGCATACAAGGCACCGTCGTTGGATGCAAGGGAAGATATGATGATCAGGGAGGTACCAAGGGTTGGAAAAGAGGCTGCAACCAAGGCCATCAAAGAATGGGGACAGCCAATGTCTAAAATCACACATTTGATCTTCTGCACCACCAGCGGTGTTGCATTGCCTGGCGTTGATTACGAACTCATCGTACTCTTAGGGCTCGACCCATGCGTCAAGAGGTACATGATGTACCACCAAGGTTGCTTCGCTGGCGGTACTGTTCTTCGTTTGGCTAAGGACTTGGCTGAAAACAATAAGGATGCTCGTGTTCTTATCGTTTGTTCTGAGAATACCGCAGTCACTTTCCGTGGTCCTAGTGAGACAGACATGGATAGTCTTGTAGGACAAGCATTGTTTGCGGATGGAGCTGCTGCGATTATCATTGGTTCTGATCCTGTGCCAGAGGTTGAGAAGCCTATCTTTGAGATTGTTTCGACCGATCAAAAGCTCGTCCCTGGTAGCCATGGAGCTATCGGTGGTCTCCTTCGTGAAGTTGGGCTTACATTCTATCTTAACAAGAGTGTTCCAGATATTATTTCGCAAAATATCAACGACGCACTCAGTAAAGCTTTTGATCCACTGGGCATATCTGATTATAACTCAATATTTTGGATTGCACACCCTGGTGGACGTGCAATTTTAGACCAGGTTGAACAGAAGGTGAACTTGAAACCAGAAAAAATGAAAGCTACTAGAGATGTGCTTAGCAATTATGGTAATATGTCAAGTGCATGTGTGTTCTTCATCATGGATTTGATGAGGAAGAAGTCTCTTGAAGAAGGACTTAAAACCACAGGTGAAGGACTTGATTGGGGTGTACTTTTTGGTTTTGGTCCTGGTCTCACCATTGAAACCGTTGTTCTTCGCAGTGTGGCCATCTAA
- the LOC107638919 gene encoding stilbene synthase 3-like: protein MVAVNDIRKVQQRAEGPATVLAIGTANPPNCVDQSTYADYYFRVTNSEHMTDLKKKFQHICERTMIKTRHMYLTEEILKENPNMCAYKAPSLDAREDMMIREVPRVGKEAATKAIKEWGQPMSKITHLIFCTTSGVALPGVDYELIVLLGLDPCVKRYMMYHQGCFAGGTVLRLAKDLAENNKDARVLIVCSENTAVTFRGPSETDMDSLVGQALFADGAAAIIIGSDPVPEVEKPIFELVSTDQKLVPGSHGAIGGLLREVGLTFYLNKSVPDIISQNINEALSKAFDPLGISDYNSIFWIAHPGGRAILDQVEQKVNLKPEKMKATRDVLSNYGNMSSACVFFIMDLMRKQSLERGLKTTGEGLDWGVLFGFGPGLTIETVVLRSVAI, encoded by the exons ATGGTGGCTGTGAATGACATCCGCAAGGTTCAACAAAGGGCAGAAGGCCCAGCAACCGTGTTAGCGATTGGTACAGCGAATCCACCAAATTGTGTTGATCAGAGTACATATGCAGATTATTATTTCAGAGTAACTAATAGCGAACACATGACCGACCTAAAGAAAAAGTTCCAACATATTT GTGAGAGGACAATGATCAAGACCAGACATATGTACTTAACAGAAGAGATATTAAAAGAGAACCCCAACATGTGTGCATACAAGGCACCGTCGTTGGATGCAAGGGAAGACATGATGATCAGGGAGGTACCAAGAGTTGGAAAAGAGGCTGCAACCAAGGCCATCAAGGAATGGGGCCAGCCAATGTCTAAGATCACACATTTGATCTTCTGCACTACCAGCGGCGTTGCATTGCCCGGCGTTGATTACGAACTCATTGTACTCTTAGGGCTCGACCCATGTGTCAAGAGGTACATGATGTACCACCAAGGCTGCTTCGCTGGCGGTACTGTTCTTCGTTTGGCTAAGGACTTGGCTGAAAACAACAAGGATGCTCGTGTTCTTATCGTTTGTTCTGAGAATACCGCAGTCACTTTCCGTGGTCCTAGTGAGACAGACATGGATAGTCTTGTAGGACAAGCATTGTTTGCGGATGGAGCTGCTGCAATTATCATTGGTTCTGATCCTGTGCCAGAGGTTGAGAAGCCTATCTTTGAGCTTGTTTCGACCGATCAAAAACTTGTCCCTGGTAGCCATGGAGCCATCGGTGGTCTCCTTCGTGAAGTTGGGCTTACATTCTATCTTAACAAGAGTGTTCCTGATATTATTTCGCAGAACATCAACGAAGCACTCAGTAAAGCTTTTGATCCGTTGGGTATATCTGATTATAACTCAATATTTTGGATTGCACACCCTGGTGGACGTGCAATTCTGGACCAGGTTGAACAGAAGGTGAATTTGAAACCAGAGAAGATGAAAGCCACTAGAGATGTGCTTAGCAATTATGGTAACATGTCAAGTGCATGTGTGTTCTTCATTATGGATTTGATGAGGAAGCAGTCCCTTGAAAGAGGGCTTAAAACCACCGGAGAAGGACTTGATTGGGGTGTGCTTTTTGGGTTTGGTCCTGGTCTTACTATTGAAACCGTTGTTCTCCGCAGCGTGGCCATATGA
- the LOC107636082 gene encoding uncharacterized protein LOC107636082, whose protein sequence is MKHREVYDWFVRKCNVYLNSTCITRALKAARKIVEGDEIAQYGLVWDYANELLTSNPGSRVQVGVIPMPEGPPLFDRFYVCLDACKRGFKAGCRPLIGLDGAFLKTLHGGQILTACGQDANNHIFVIAYAIVSVKKRIIGNGFLNYFIVILETTERTNGASSQICRRKCFQEFTTASACGICGAISRNSGVVYLDKWPKEAWTKAHFSEVSKVDNICNNACESFNAKIKHERSKPILTLAEEVRRIIMKSMVDNRKKLQNYQGILPPVQQRRLEAMTVLSHHWAPQWSGDEKEELYEVHGWPTNMVVDLGKHTCTCRFWQLTDAATTRSCYPATQGAEPDLNFAPTDTDIGTEAEAPLPSLPSPTQPDSEIDSSRPPKLQVIKRKARVPSSPKHIATRSVVVSAETIKGTSSGTAKRLANFMTFVPTPGFKAPRKTDDKV, encoded by the exons ATGAAGCATCGAGAGGTGTATGATTGGTTTGTCCGAAAGTGTAATGTGTACCTCAATAGCACATGCATCACCAGGGCACTAAAAGCTGCTAGGAAAATTGTAGAGGGTGATGAGATAGCCCAGTATGGTTTGGTGTGGGATTATGCAAATGAGTTACTTACTAGCAATCCAGGATCTAGAGTGCAAGTTGGTGTCATCCCTATGCCTGAGGGTCCTCCGCTTTTTGATCGGTTCTATGTGTGTCTTGATGCTTGCAAGCGGGGGTTTAAGGCGGGTTGTAGACCTCTAATTGGACTAGATGGAGCGTTTCTGAAGACACTACATGGAGGACAAATACTTACTGCTTGCGGACAAGATGCTAACAATCACATCTTTGTGATTGCTTATGCAATTGTTAGCGTGAAAAAAAGGATAATTGGCAATGGTTTCTTGAACTACTTCATAGTGATCTTGGAGACTACAGAGAGAACAAATGGTGCTTCATCTCAGATATGCAGAAG GAAGTGTTTCCAAGAGTTCACCACCGCTTCTGCATGTGGCATTTGTGGCGCAATTTCTCGAAACAGTGGGGTAGTT TATCTTGATAAATGGCCAAAAGAGGCATGGACGAAGGCGCATTTCAGTGAGGTTTCAAAAGTGGATAATATATGCAACAATGCTTGTGAGTCAttcaatgcaaagatcaaacatgAAAGGAGTAAGCCTATCCTAACCCTGGCTGAGGAAGTTAGAAGAATCATCATGAAGAGTATGGTTGATAACAGGAAGAAGTTGCAGAACTATCAAGGAATTCTCCCTCCTGTTCAGCAAAGAAGGTTGGAAGCTATGACAGTGCTGTCCCACCATTGGGCTCCTCAGTGGTCCGGTGATGAAAAAGAGGAGTTGTACGAAGTCCATGGCTGGCCGACCAATATGGTGGTTGACCTGGGCAAGCACACATGCACCTGCAGGTTTTGGCAACTTACAG ATGCAGCTACAACTCGCAGTTGTTACCCTGCTACACAAGGTGCTGAACCCGACCTAAATTTTGCCCCTACTGATACTGATATTGGTACAGAAGCTGAGGCACCTTTGCCTTCACTTCCATCACCCACTCAGCCTGACTCAGAGATTGACAGCA GTAGGCCACCTAAGTTGCAAGTGATCAAAAGAAAAGCAAGGGTACCGTCCTCCCCTAAGCATATTGCAACTAGATCTGTGGTTGTTTCTGCTGAGACCATTAAGGGGACAAGTTCTGGAACTGCTAAGCGGCTGGCCAACTTCATGACCTTTGTGCCTACTCCAGGCTTCAAGGCTCCAAGGAAGACTGATGACAAAGTTTGA